From Arachis stenosperma cultivar V10309 chromosome 2, arast.V10309.gnm1.PFL2, whole genome shotgun sequence, one genomic window encodes:
- the LOC130963556 gene encoding uncharacterized protein LOC130963556: MADNGVQQLNQAELLAQMAELQAEVRKLTELSTQNSSGKHEGNSSKSSTQGNSDPLIVTPPKEKLTLDNPFSEEITNFKMPKNFVLPNSLEPYKGIGDPRAHVKKFQSMMFFNGTNNEPILCRSFPTYLDGAALLWFSKLSAGSISSFEDLARSFIDYFAASRIYVHGSDYLGTIKQGQHESLKDYLTRFAEATMKIPDLDPNVHLHALKTGLRPGKFRETIAITKPKTLEEFRERAAGQMEIEELREAQKPDRPPTRKEEERTFKPMSRKDQKKPFKLTPKFDTYTKFNTKRENIIKEILHAKIVKPPARAGSYQDQ; the protein is encoded by the coding sequence ATGGCTGATAACGGAGTTCAACAGCTCAATCAAGCCGAGCTACTAGCCCAGATGGCCGAACTCCAAGCAGAGGTTCGAAAACTTACCGAGCTTTCCACTCAGAATAGTTCCGGAAAACATGAAGGGAATAGCTCTAAAAGCTCAACCCAGGGAAACTCGGACCCTTTAATCGTCACTCCGCCAAAAGAAAAGTTGACGCTAGACAACCCCTTTTCCGAGGAGATCACAAATTTCAAGATGCCGAAAAACTTCGTTTTACCTAACTCCCTAGAGCCTTACAAGGGGATTGGTGACCCCCGAGCTCATGTTAAAAAGTTTCAATCTATGATGTTCTTTAATGGCACTAATAATGAACCTATACTATGTCGTTCTTTTCCCACTTACCTTGATGGTGCTGCTTTACTGTGGTTTTCTAAATTATCTGCAGGGTCAATCTCGTCCTTCGAGGATCTGGCAAGGTCCTTCATCGACTACTTTGCCGCCTCGAGGATATATGTTCATGGATCAGACTATCTGGGGACAATAAAACAAGGACAACACGAAAGCCTCAAAGACTACCTAACCCGATTTGCTGAAGCAACCATGAAGATTCCGGACTTAGATCCTAACGTTCACTTACATGCACTTAAAACCGGACTCAGACCAGGGAAGTTCAGGGAAACAATAGCGATCACTAAACCCAAAACATTGGAGGAATTCCGAGAAAGAGCCGCAGGTCAAATGGAAATCGAGGAGCTACGCGAAGCACAAAAGCCAGACAGACCGCCGAccagaaaggaagaagaaaggacATTCAAGCCGATGAGCAGGAAGGACCAAAAGAAACCCTTCAAACTCACCCCAAAGTTCGACACTTACACCAAATTCAACACAAAAAGGGAGAACATAATCAAGGAAATCCTCCACGCCAAAATAGTTAAACCTCCGGCCAGAGCGGGAAGCTATCAAGACCAATGA
- the LOC130963555 gene encoding GDP-mannose 4,6 dehydratase 1-like: MSSSGSGSAANGEATPPSQRKVALITGITGQDGSYLTEFLMEKGYEVHGLIRRSSNFNMQRIEHIYVDLHNAHKARMKLHYADLSDASSLRRWLDTIPPDEVYNLAAQSHVAVSFEIPDYTADVVATGALRLLEAVRSHISATGRSHIRYYQAGSSEMFGSTPPPQDETTPFHPRSPYAASKCAAHWYTVNYREAYGIFACNGILFNHESPRRGENFVTRKITRAVGRIKIGLQRKLFLGNLQASRDWGFAGDYVEAMWLMLQQEKPDDYVVATEESHTVEEFLEVAFGYVGLNWRDHVAIDKRYFRPAEVNNLKGDATKAKKVLGWKPKVGFEQLVKMMVDQDVELAKKEKVLVDAGYIDAQQQP; this comes from the coding sequence ATGTCGTCCAGCGGATCCGGATCCGCCGCCAACGGCGAAGCCACTCCGCCGTCGCAACGCAAGGTGGCTCTGATAACCGGAATCACGGGTCAGGACGGTTCCTACCTGACGGAATTCTTGATGGAGAAGGGTTACGAGGTGCACGGCCTCATCCGCCGTTCCTCCAACTTCAACATGCAGCGGATCGAGCACATATACGTGGACCTACACAACGCCCACAAGGCACGCATGAAGCTCCACTACGCCGACCTCTCCGACGCCTCCTCCCTCCGCCGATGGCTCGACACCATCCCCCCTGACGAGGTCTACAACCTCGCCGCCCAGTCCCACGTCGCCGTCTCCTTCGAGATTCCCGACTACACCGCCGACGTCGTCGCCACCGGGGCCCTCCGCCTTCTGGAGGCCGTGCGCTCTCACATCTCCGCCACCGGGCGCTCGCACATCCGGTATTACCAGGCGGGATCCTCGGAGATGTTCGGGTCCACACCACCCCCTCAGGACGAGACCACACCGTTTCACCCGAGATCCCCTTACGCTGCATCCAAGTGCGCTGCGCACTGGTACACCGTCAATTACCGCGAGGCCTACGGGATCTTCGCCTGCAACGGCATCCTCTTCAACCACGAGTCTCCTCGCAGAGGTGAGAATTTTGTGACGCGCAAGATCACGCGGGCCGTGGGCCGGATCAAGATCGGGCTTCAGAGAAAGCTCTTCTTGGGGAATCTTCAGGCTTCTAGGGATTGGGGTTTCGCCGGGGATTACGTGGAGGCTATGTGGCTGATGCTGCAGCAGGAGAAGCCCGACGACTATGTGGTGGCCACGGAGGAGTCTCACACCGTCGAAGAGTTCCTGGAGGTGGCGTTCGGTTATGTAGGCCTGAATTGGAGGGACCATGTTGCTATTGACAAGAGGTATTTTAGGCCCGCTGAGGTGAATAACCTCAAGGGTGATGCTACAAAGGCCAAGAAGGTGCTTGGGTGGAAGCCCAAGGTGGGCTTTGAGCAGCTCGTCAAGATGATGGTCGATCAGGATGTTGAGTTGGCTAAGAAGGAGAAGGTTCTTGTTGATGCTGGCTACATTGATGCTCAGCAACAACCTTGA